In Chloroflexota bacterium, the genomic window CGGGAGGCGGCGTCGATACTGGGTCTGAACCAGCGGGACCGCACGCAGCGATAAGGCCCGACGCCCCGAGTCCCCACGCCAGCGAAAATGCCCGCCGCCTGGTGAGACGCACCCCGGAACTCATATGCCAATCCGGTCCGAATTGGTCCGGTCAGTCAATCCAATCCGGTCGAATCTCGATCGCGGATTGCTGCCCGGACCTCTCTAATCGCGATCAGGGCCCGTCACGCTCGGACCGGCCGTCCTGAGCGGACTCTGGCGGCCGCCGCCGATCATTCAGCGGCCATCTGTCCTTAGCCCAGATCGATCACATTAACAATAGTTGGCATTATGATAGTTGGCTGCGATCACCCGAGCGGTCAATTTCCCGGGAAACGCTACTCCACGTTTCGGGCGGGAGAGCATGGGATTGGTCGCGCAGCCAGGCAAGCGCCCGGCATCTCCGTGTCCCGCGACGCGCCGCCAAGTCCTTGCCCGGGGAACTAGAACCCGGTTTCCTTGTCGATCAACCCCAAGAGTTCGCGGTTACTGCGAAAACGCTGCAGGTTTTCGCAGAAGCGGTCCAGGTTTCTCTGGGCCCTGCGCTCGGATGCACCGGCCGTGTGCGGAGTCAAGATGATGTTTTCGACATCGAACACCCGGTGATCGGCCGGCAGCGGTTCGCCGTCAACCACGTCCAGCGCCGCGCCCCGCAGGTGCCCCGATTCGACCGCATCGATCACCGCCTCCAGTTCAACGACCTCGCCCCTGGTCACGTTCACGATCACCGAACCCGGTTTCATGAGGGCCAGCGATTCGCGATTGAAGAGGTGATGGGTCTCGGGCGTCAGCGGCGTGCAAACCGCCACCACGTCGCTCCGGCCGAGGAGGGAGTCGAATCTGTCCATGCGGTCAACGACCGGCACCAAAGTCGTTCCGGGAACATCCAGCGCATCCACCGCGCACACTTTCATCCCGAAGCCGGCGGCGCGGTCGGCAATCGCCCGGCCGGTTCCGCCGAATCCCACGATCCCGATGGTGAGTCCGCCGAGCTCGAAAGCGGCCCTCCGCATCGGGACTCTCGATCGCCAAGCCTTGCCCTTAAGCTGCATGGCGGGTTTGAGCGACCTGGCCAGCGCCAGCAGCAGCGCGAAAGCGTGATCGGCCAGATGCGGGCCGACAAGGCCCTTTTCGCCGGTCAGCGGGATGGCGCTGCGCTTGAACTCTTCAAACAGGTAACCGTCAACTCCTGAAGCCGTGGCGTGGACCCATTTGAGCCGCTCGGCAACCGCAAACAACTCCGGGTTTAGCTGGCCCAGCAGGACGTCGGCTTTGACCATCTCAGCCAACGCCTGGCCGGGATCAGCAGTCACCACGATTTCCGATCCGGGGCCGGCGGCCTCGCGGACGAGATTTATCTGATCCTGCGAAACCCCGGGCAAGGTGGTGTCGTTGGTTATTGCGAGTACCTTCATGGGGACCCCCGGCCGGGACAATGCGCGGTCCGTGCGCGGCCCGGCAAATCCGGTTCAACGGCGGCGGGGGCCGCACGGGCGGCGGCGATCATCGCGGGCGCGCCAGCCACAGCGCGGCGCCTCCGTCCACCGTGATCATGGAACCGGTAATCATCGACGCGTCGTCGGACGCGGCAAACAGGAACGTCTGGGCGATGTCCGTTGGCGTGCAGAGCCTTCCCAGAGGCGTTTGGTCGACCCGGCTTTGATAGTTTTCAGGGACGTCGAGATCCGTGGAATCGTCGTTTGAGCTGTGCGATTTGTTGCCGCGCAGAAAGTCGGTGTCCACGTGGCCGGGCGATATCAGCACGCAGCGGATGTTGTCCTTCGCGTAAGCGGCAGCGGAACTGCGGGTCAGTCCCAGCAATCCGATCTTGCTGACCCCGTAGGCCGGGCCACCCGGTCCCTGCATGATCGAAGCCAGCGAACCGGTATTCAGAATGACCCCGTGGCCGGCTCTCCGCATCGCAGGCACCACCGCTTTGGTGCCCAAAAAGTAGGCGGTCAGGTTGGTGTCGATGATCGCGCGCCACATCTCCTCGGTCTGCTCTTCGAATCCGACCCTGAAATTTGCCCCGGCGATATTGCAGAGCGTGTCCACATGGCCGAATCGGCGCTCGGCGGCCGCCACCGTCTCATCCCAGGCCGAAGCGACCCGCACATCGAGTTCGCAGGCAATTGCCGATCCTCCCTGCTCACGGATCCCTTCGGCGACCTTGCGGGCGCCAGCGACGTTGGTGTCGGCAACGCAAACTGAGGCCCCTTCGCGGGCAAATAGCTCCGCTTGCGCCCTGCCCATGGATCCGGCCCCGCCGGTAATGATCGCGGCCCTACCGGCCAGCTTCAGCAATCCAGACCTCCCGGCAATCGCAATCTGCAGTCAACCGCCCGAAATAAACCGTCTTGGCCTTGCCGGCTGGCTCCGCGGCCCCGCGATCTGACCGAGGGTGCAGGTCGCAAGTTGAATTGAACGGCCCTTTTATCGCCGATCAGCCGCCAACCGCGACGAGGCTTGCTCGAAGGGTCATCGGGACAGGAATCTACCCAGTAGTTTTCCGTATTGGCCCGGTCGTTCGAGGTGGCAAAGGTGACCGGCGCCGGAAATTGTGGAAACCTCGGCACCCTGGATGCGGTCGGCGAACGCGCTCCCATAGGCGGGTGCAACCAACTGGTCCTCATCGGCGACGATGACCAGGGTTGGATGTTTGATTCGATGCAGGCGTTTCTTCAAACCCTTGTCCGGTATCGGCCACATGAATTTGGCGATCGTGGCCAGGGAACGGGTGCGTTCGATCCTCTGCAGGTGGCGTTGCTCATCGGAATCGGGGTCCGGAAGCCAGCGCAAAGCGGAATCACTGTCGGCGTCGGCGAAAAGTATCGACCGCAATTTGTCCGGAGCGGCGGCAAAGTAGTCGATTCCTGGATGGTCCTCTAGCCACAATCCCATCGGCGAGGTGAGGATCAGCCGGTTGACGCGGTTGCCGGCGATCGCGGCCAGCTCGGCCGCCATCATCGCGCCGAAAAAATGCCCTACTACGTCGGGTCGCTCAAGTCCCAATTCATCCAGCAGGTCAAGGTGAAAGAGGGTGAGGTCCAGGAGATCGTCGAATTCGTCGGCATCGCCCGATTCGCCGAATCCGGGATGCAGCGGCGCGTAGACGGTGAAGCGCTCGGCGAGTTCGTTCAGGGAATCTGGCCAGCCCAGGTAGCCGAATGCCCCGTGCAGGTAGATAAGGGGAGGCCCGCTGCCGGCGCTGGCAATTTGAATCGGCAGCGCGCCGACCGTCACGGT contains:
- a CDS encoding D-2-hydroxyacid dehydrogenase — protein: MKVLAITNDTTLPGVSQDQINLVREAAGPGSEIVVTADPGQALAEMVKADVLLGQLNPELFAVAERLKWVHATASGVDGYLFEEFKRSAIPLTGEKGLVGPHLADHAFALLLALARSLKPAMQLKGKAWRSRVPMRRAAFELGGLTIGIVGFGGTGRAIADRAAGFGMKVCAVDALDVPGTTLVPVVDRMDRFDSLLGRSDVVAVCTPLTPETHHLFNRESLALMKPGSVIVNVTRGEVVELEAVIDAVESGHLRGAALDVVDGEPLPADHRVFDVENIILTPHTAGASERRAQRNLDRFCENLQRFRSNRELLGLIDKETGF
- a CDS encoding SDR family oxidoreductase is translated as MLKLAGRAAIITGGAGSMGRAQAELFAREGASVCVADTNVAGARKVAEGIREQGGSAIACELDVRVASAWDETVAAAERRFGHVDTLCNIAGANFRVGFEEQTEEMWRAIIDTNLTAYFLGTKAVVPAMRRAGHGVILNTGSLASIMQGPGGPAYGVSKIGLLGLTRSSAAAYAKDNIRCVLISPGHVDTDFLRGNKSHSSNDDSTDLDVPENYQSRVDQTPLGRLCTPTDIAQTFLFAASDDASMITGSMITVDGGAALWLARPR
- a CDS encoding alpha/beta hydrolase produces the protein MSMRPNERTVTVGALPIQIASAGSGPPLIYLHGAFGYLGWPDSLNELAERFTVYAPLHPGFGESGDADEFDDLLDLTLFHLDLLDELGLERPDVVGHFFGAMMAAELAAIAGNRVNRLILTSPMGLWLEDHPGIDYFAAAPDKLRSILFADADSDSALRWLPDPDSDEQRHLQRIERTRSLATIAKFMWPIPDKGLKKRLHRIKHPTLVIVADEDQLVAPAYGSAFADRIQGAEVSTISGAGHLCHLERPGQYGKLLGRFLSR